Part of the Xenopus tropicalis strain Nigerian chromosome 3, UCB_Xtro_10.0, whole genome shotgun sequence genome, GTCCCCAGTAAATTTTTTAGACAGCGGCTGCATTGTTCTTGTTTGTATGTTCTTAAACTTAGAACTATTCCTGCATACTATTATAGTGAAGTACATGCTTTTAATCTTCACCATTTTCCTGTATGTTCTCTCCATAAACACTGTGCACAGGCCTGTCTTCTTTTACCTCTACTTTCTGTTATTTTAGCATTACTTAGATGAAGCAGAAAAAGATAAAGAGCGCTACACAAAGGAATTGCAGCAGTACCAGAACACAGATGCCTACCAAACATACAGCCGCAAGGCCCAGAGTCGTCAGAAGGGAAGGCAGCAAAGGCAAGGTAAAGTGTCTTCATTAAGAAGTTAACTAAAATCATAATTAGAGATTACATTTACAATTGCACAAATGTACACACCACATTTAAATGGTACtcacaaaggtacttgcatctataCAATCTACTGTATCTGAGCTTTGTGCTAAAACTCTGTTTGCAGAATATTGGCCACGTTGGAAAAATAATCCCTAGAATTACCAACTGGCTTGAAGCGTTGTTACTTCTAGGATTACCTTAGTATGTTGCACGTAGACATTGGCTGGAAATTAGGGGATTTGTATTACCATTGATTGCACCACATCATTGATCATAGCCAATGTGATTTATCTTCCAAATTGATGAGTGCAAGCAAGTTTAGTGGGCACCTGCTGTTGTCTGGAATTCAGGGGTAAAAATACAGCcttacattgtgggtaaaaaaacatggctgtgTTTTAGAAACTTGTGTCTGAAAATGGGCcctaaagtttacacaaaggggcatacatttaaatttaaaagtgGTAAGGGGCGAATGCTAGAACATTTTTTGACATCAAACATTGTTTGAGAGTAGCAATTAGCagtgcaaattgcaaatttaaaGCAAACGCAGTAAGGCTTTATTTACTGGAAATTAGTAAGAACCAACACATTGGTTAGTGATAATATGGATATTGAGAGAGACAGCAGTATTTGAAAATTGGAATTACGAGGCAAAACAAAGTGCACTCTACTtatctctgtctctctttcagaGGGAGTACGTGGAGTCCCAATCAACACAGAGGTAAGGATGCAGTGTAAGACAGTATGCCTTATCCTTCTTAAGAGAATTTACAGGGGACCTGTTACACACACCccaaaaaaaagctgtaaaaattaatttgcaaattaaacatgaaacattattataacatccatacctgttatatatgtatttaaaaatctgatctgtcagtcatatattgccccACCTCTGACTCTGAGCTTACCTTTAAGACAACTGGCCAATTTAAGGAAAATGAAAGTGGGCATGGCACTGTAATAAATGGAGagattatatatttttagattaGGATTGGTAAATTGGAAGGGATAAAATTTAAATGAGAATTTTCTAGAGAGAGGTAGAGAGGTTTTTACAAGGGTGAAAGATtcttgcttaaaggacatgtaaaccccacacacaaaaatcagtgaacagccacTTTAAAATCTGGCACattggttgtccagaggttaatagtaaggctgcaacatcttcttaatcacttagatttccttctcctcctgtaacccactcagccccctcccttgggaatttgctttgatttctggcttgtgggcatgctcagttgttctaagctcagattactaaacacgccccccagtctagcagccagtgaagagatggcattgctggttcccatagaaactcagctctagctgcctgcttcaattttttttctcccaaccaactctctgagctcagctcaaacacagcagaacttttatcagagacagttgtgcctgtgtgagcctgtattcttgatgaaatgtatgctgaataagggtctctgtgtgtgtaggctgtttgcagatttaaatgtatccaattatgtttcagaagaaaaatggccaccaggtgaaaactgctatttgcttgatggaaatgtgatggtgctggcaaacggagggcatttatgcagtacaaataatgccatttaggtgggggagacgtgcccaactgatatacattgtaggcaaatgtaggctttacatgtcctttaatacagtGATGAGACTGGATAAAAAAATTGATCAAATTTTACCTGCTGGAGGAAAAAGTAAATGCTTGACAGAGAACAGAGAAAATTACCAGGTCAGATAATGGCAAACCTATGCTGTGCTTTCCAGCTTTAAGTAAGAAACGTGCAATAGAATATATGGAGTAAAAgggaattgaaaataaaatgactgCTAAAGTAAAAGTAGAAAGTAAGAGGATGTCTGCCTAGTTGGTAATTGTCAGACCTAGACTTAGTGCAACTTCACATAGTAGACATATACAGGTTTGAAATACTGGTTGTGCATAAGCTCAAGTGAAGGATGAATAAGTGAGAATGATAGCAGAGAAATATGGAAAGAAGCCAGAGGCTATAAATGAAGTTGTATGGAATGCATGGCAATTCAGAGTAGAGAGAGTCTTACCCtcagttttacctttcctttaccACTTTCCTTTACTATCATTTGTCTACATTTCACTTTCTATCTGAACATATGcagtcattttaatttaatttcataTATTCTTTTGCACACATCCTACTTCTTTTTGCTGTTCAATCGCGCCTCTATGTGCGGCGCATTCGGTTACGCCTTCAGTTGCGCGGCACGATCATTCATGTCCTGAACTGGGCGGCGCTTGCCGCATGTGGTAACGTTTGGGGCCCAGTCCCATGCAGTCCACGGCCCgggggttggggacccctgctttaggctATTGTTGGTATGCTTATACACTGGTTTGCTGTCCATGTGCATTGCAGTTCACTAATGCAAAAGGTCAGTAAATCCTTCTTAAGCTGGCTCCATATTTATTATCCCTTATCTCTTTTATTGAGTTGTTTTCATATTACTTTTCTCTATACAGAAAGAATCCATTCTGAAGGAAAGGCCAATCTTTGACATCCCTATCTTTACAGAGGAGTTTCTGAATCACAGTAAAGGTGAGTGACAGGATTTGAGTTATCATTTCTATGCACCTTTAGtagcaattggtcgtcattatcaGAGATTGTCCTTATATACCTTAATTTCAGCACGGGAGGCAGAGCTGAGGCAACTACGGAAGTCCAATATGGAGTTTGAGGAACGTAATGCAGCCCTACAGAAGCATGTGGAAAGCATGCGTTCAGCTGTTCAGAGACTGGAAGCTGAGCTGAACCAAGAACAGGAAAGAAACTCTCTGTTACAGCAGCATTTACAGAGCGTCCGCCAGGCACTGACTCACTGTCTGCAGTCTGTGCCAATTCCAGGTTTGTGTATAGATAGAAACCTTTTAAGCAGTTTACACTTtacacttaataaaaaaaatgcaatttcataGTTTTATAAAGCAACTATTGCTGGTTGCCTTTTtgcagtaaaataataaaatgccaGGAAGAGGCTTTGAAGAAAATCTAAAGAATGATGACAAAAATGAATGATGTGGGTGGAAAAATGTGCAAGGGATTAAACTGTGACCTGGCAGGATAAGAAAGGACTTCAGTAATAATAGTCAGTGGAAGAAAAGATGAGTAAATTGTAGTACAAGAAGAAAGCAAGTGAGCCAAGGTTTGGACTGAAAGGCTAAGGGACTAAGGAGAAGGGTTGGGGCTGCTGAAGAGAAAGAGAtgtaggggcaattggggggaaATGTGGTATCCCAGCTACATGATGGAGAATAGGGAAAGGTAGATGTGGTGAAAACGGGGATAAGAGAGAGTGGTGGCTGCATAAGAAATACAGTTAACAGCACTAGACATTATTCTTCCAAAAGTACTACTCTGGTTTCTGGGGGAACGTGCTTTTCAGGTGGGACAGAGTTAAAATAAATGCCAGGTATGGGATAGAGCAAATTGAAATGAGCAAGAGTAAGTATCatttgtttttcaaacctagcacatcatcagggtcggactggggggtgcagggccctgcaggtgcccccgccagtcgtgtcccctaccccccaggggccccctaaccccccacccgacgtcctccccgagcgcatataaattgaacgcgtcaggggaggaacagtcagtagggggagcgcccctaaaaaagtatgttcagcccagGGCTATTCATTGCACTTATGTTGAAAAAGGTGGTATACTGCCCTTTAATACCCTGCGTATTTTAGTAAAACCATttcttttagttttgtttttgccACGCACAATTTAATGATGTGTTAATTGTATATTCATTCACTATAGTCAATAGCGAAGAGCTATCGTTAGCTCAGTTCAAGCTGCTCTGGTTTTAACACAGCACAAATATTGGTTTGAGAGAAGTGAGTACATGAACAGCTGGGAATAAGTAGACGTTCTTGAGGGgggagagaattttttttttttttttttttttttttacagaattctCCAGAAAATGCGCCAAAAGCCTGTGCAACTAAATATTAGGGTATGTGACAGGGGAGGTTTGTGGAGAATTGTCTTCTCACTCTGATAAATATGTATGTTGGTGAAGGGGAAGACAAAAAGGATGCTGCAGTAGAATAAAGTGAGACTGTATTCTTGGGCAGTGCACCTGATCTGTACAGGAAACAGAGCATGAAGCACTGTTCATAATTAACTAGttagaggcaaaaaaaaaaaacccaatacgtTTTTTTCTTAACTGTATTAAAATtagcctttaaccctttcactgataAACAACTGTTGTATGTGGGTCAGTCATTTAAAGGCCTTCAGGATACACCTCCCTGTACTCAATATATCTGCAAGCCTCACCAATGTTTATTTACCCCCCCCTATTTCTATTCCTCTCTCTTAGGTACCACAGAAATTCCAACCTTAGAGaccattgacttatacatgagCCGGTTGCAGAATGCTGTGCTTACACACCCTAAGGAGAGTGAGGTTATTATCTCGGGTGTCAGAGAGGTTCTAAGCCAGCTGGAAGGGTGAAGAGAACATGTTTCATGTGTTTAACTCATTTGGaacttcaacttttttttatcgCTCACATGGTTCTCTTTGCCAAAGACACTGCAGAAAAGAATACACTGGACATCATCTTTGCAAACTTCTCTAGACTGTATTGTTTGCAGAACTGCATGTCATATTTCTTAATAAAAGTCTTCACTTTGTCCCCATAAAATTTCTGTAGGTTTGAGCATATTCCCTCCACTTTTTTAGAATCAAGGTAAAAGGAAGAGTTATACCTCATTCACTTCTCCCTATAACTGCCCAAATAATCATTTGTCGACTTTTTGTAGGggagaccttaaaggagaactaagggttaattaaagaagtaggacagaaatgttgtatgttttcggtttctgtaccagcccaaggcaaccataccTCCTTAGCAGTGAGTTTTTGTGCCTCTGAATATGTCCCCAGCGgctccccatttttttttctggtatctTTGTAACCTGAGCCTAGAGACAAACTCATAATATACTGCAGTTGCAGTgcaaggctaattagtaaatcAGATTCTTatatagcagctctgaaaccagtgcactgcatcagaatgtaataatcagccctgtagtatcagaTTCTATAATTGCATTAACAAGGAGCTTGAAGCAACCTTGAAGCAGCCCATGGTCCTAGCCATGAACACCACCTGTGCCGGTGACCGCCATCAGCAAGTCTGGAAATTGGTTTCCACCTGTTGATAGGATCAGCCCTCAAGCCACTTTATCCGGTCatacttgtttggcaaggttgccataTCTGGCCTGGATTATGGGTCCATGATTGGCTCACCTAACAAGCTACTGCTTTTATTGGCTTTGTATGGCTAGTTTAGTGCCCTGTAGATATTCTTGTACAATGCCACGTGCCATGGTAACCAACAGATTAGCCTCAGTCCCCCATCCCTTTCCTATCTTGCAGAGTACACTATACTCAGTGCCCCTATTTGTGCAACTGCTATAAGAATGCATAGTCATACAACAGAGTTCACAGATGCTCTCCTCAATTAACACTGAGCTTGCAGAAGCACGAGCAGTTTAAGCGATCATAGACCTAGATTCAACTGCACCAACTGAACCTGGCTCCATGTTGGAAAACTTACAGAAAAGGATATTAATAGAAGCATTTAAACTCTGCTGCATTTTTTATGTCAAGTTTACAAATAAGGACACTTTGGAGTGTAATAGACTCTGCAGGGGCAGACAACGGTGATTTGGGGGGTGGGGGCGAGTTCTCATTGAAATAtagtttacacacacacacacactctctctctcacactctcactctctctctcatatagaggcagccattcaagctgaaaatgCAGTAAGACCCGCTTACATAGTAGATAAAGGATGAGTTCTAAACAATGGGTTTaattcttacacaggaagataaatgcCATTCATGGGTCTCTATAAAGCTGCTCTGTGAAACTGACAGAAAactttacagaaaacaaaatcagtGGCAGAACTGGTCCTTTATAGCAGATGCAGAAATGGGTGCTAGCATGCAGTGACCCTATAAAACAATCTTTGCCCAATCCAGATGCAGTTTTGTTGCGTAGAAACCAGACCTTAAAGGCATCTTTCAGTCGCTGCTGTTCCATTAATTACACGTCTGAGAGTTAGTTAAACCAATCAGCACCAGATCAATACCACTCTCTTCATCCCCCTGCTAACGAGGTTAGGCCCACCACATAATGAACTCATTTGAAGCCAACTTTAGAGATGCCAGAGTCTGTGTCACCCTGGTAATTAATTACTATTAGCAGCATTTAATCACTTTGTTAATTAATGAAAGCTGTGTGGGAGGAGAAAATGCTTAAAATAGTGCATGGAGTTCCTTACCCTGCCCAGGTGCATTGCTGCTGTTGCTTTATATATGTGCCACATTACTTGCTGAatagtgtctgtgtgtgccagagGGTGTGTCAGCAGCTGTGCGCTCATAGCCCAGCCAACGCACTACTTACGGGACTACTGCCAGCCAAAAGGAGCAGCGGGGGTAATTCATCAGGTGCAAGTATTCTCCCTctgctatataaaataaatgaaagaaaggTTAAATCAAGGCTCAAGGTGCTTCATATACAGCTTGGTAGTCATTCACTCCCTGCACTTCAGCATTACATCCTTACTAATGCACCAAGGTATAAATGAAAGGGGAAAGCAAGGCAATTAAGATCACAGTTTTGGTGATTATTAAACcacctgttaa contains:
- the hmg20a gene encoding high mobility group protein 20A isoform X1; its protein translation is MENTASAAPPSSEDLVVDTKENAEPPFCGISLSGSSQAPFHPQSPTLQQDERDELILQQSGEQQLGNSGELRQEEELPKTRRGGWTKGRKRKRSPRDNNAPKAPLTGYVRFMNERREQLRTERPDVPFPEITRIVGSEWSKLPAHEKQHYLDEAEKDKERYTKELQQYQNTDAYQTYSRKAQSRQKGRQQRQEGVRGVPINTEKESILKERPIFDIPIFTEEFLNHSKAREAELRQLRKSNMEFEERNAALQKHVESMRSAVQRLEAELNQEQERNSLLQQHLQSVRQALTHCLQSVPIPGTTEIPTLETIDLYMSRLQNAVLTHPKESEVIISGVREVLSQLEG